Proteins from one Lacrimispora sphenoides genomic window:
- the ytvI gene encoding sporulation integral membrane protein YtvI gives MEKVRKYCRLILNIVIPILFIYLICVWGPRILNFFLPFVIGWIISVIANPLVRFLEKRLKIVRKHSSVLIVVAVLALIITVLYFMISKLVYEAAGFARDIPKYYESAWIETQKLLLQVERLLQFLPQNIQDSVNQFFTHMGEYLNVMVQKIASPTVTVAGNVVKSIPAALVYTIVTIFSSYLFIVDRDRIMEILRRYIPEGGTKYYQYLKKDAKRLVSGYFLAQFKIMFVIAAVLAAGFLVLGVKYALLLAVIIALLDFLPILGTGTILIPWALVRLVAGEYAFGVGLVVIYVLTLVLRQVIQPKIVGDTMGLDPLMTLLFLYLGFKISGIAGMILAVPIGMLFLNLYEFGAFDSIINSVKTLLHDINAFRRGPD, from the coding sequence ATGGAAAAAGTTAGAAAGTATTGCAGACTGATTCTCAATATTGTTATACCAATTTTATTTATATACTTGATTTGTGTATGGGGACCGAGGATTTTAAATTTCTTCCTTCCCTTTGTCATTGGCTGGATCATTTCGGTCATTGCGAATCCTCTGGTGCGCTTCCTGGAGAAACGTCTGAAGATTGTCAGGAAACACAGTTCTGTGCTCATCGTAGTTGCAGTGCTGGCCCTTATTATTACGGTGCTTTATTTCATGATCTCTAAGCTGGTTTATGAAGCTGCCGGATTTGCAAGAGATATTCCAAAGTATTATGAATCTGCCTGGATTGAGACCCAGAAGCTGCTTTTGCAGGTGGAGAGGCTTTTGCAGTTTTTGCCTCAGAACATTCAAGATTCTGTGAACCAGTTTTTTACCCATATGGGCGAATATTTAAATGTAATGGTTCAGAAGATCGCTTCTCCTACGGTGACGGTGGCGGGAAATGTGGTAAAGAGCATTCCGGCAGCTTTAGTTTATACAATAGTTACGATTTTTTCCTCCTATCTGTTTATTGTGGATCGGGATAGGATTATGGAAATACTTCGCCGGTATATACCGGAGGGAGGGACAAAATATTACCAGTATCTTAAAAAAGATGCAAAGCGTCTGGTGAGCGGTTATTTTCTTGCCCAGTTTAAAATCATGTTTGTTATTGCTGCAGTACTGGCTGCGGGATTTCTGGTACTGGGAGTAAAATATGCGCTTCTTCTTGCAGTTATCATAGCGCTTCTAGACTTTCTGCCGATATTAGGAACCGGAACCATTCTGATTCCATGGGCATTGGTCCGCCTTGTTGCAGGAGAGTATGCCTTTGGTGTCGGCCTGGTGGTCATTTATGTTCTGACTCTGGTATTAAGGCAGGTCATACAGCCAAAGATCGTAGGGGACACCATGGGACTTGACCCCCTCATGACACTGCTGTTTTTATATTTGGGATTTAAGATCAGTGGGATTGCCGGTATGATTTTAGCGGTGCCCATTGGTATGCTGTTTTTAAATCTATATGAATTCGGAGCCTTTGATTCTATTATTAACAGCGTGAAAACTTTGCTCCATGATATAAATGCGTTTCGCAGGGGACCGGATTAA
- a CDS encoding MATE family efflux transporter, whose translation MKTENNLDTDQIKGLVWRLAIPSMLAQFVSVFYSIVDRMYIGNIAGIGEIALAGVGICGPIVTMISSVAFLVGVGGSPLMSIRMGEKNHRAASQILANCFLLLTILSVVITVLSFMGKGRLLMWFGASEATFSYANDYISIYLLGTIFALLSTGMNQFIICQGFAKVGMKSVLLGAVCNIILDPVFMFVFGLEVKGAAIATVLSQMASCIYVLRFLFGNKPPIRITFGNYDWQVMKRVLVLGLSPFLIIAFDNILIISLNMMIQRFGGEGQGDMLLTCMTIVQSFMLMVTMPLGGITGGTQTILGYNYGAGRPDRIKKASLHISGLALGFTTIMFILAHTVPKYFVLIFTKNEAYVELTVWAIKIYTMGIIPLALQYAVVDGFVGMGVAKVAISLSMFRKVIFLGGAALIPIWFGIDKIFYTEPVSDFISVAVSLIVTFLVFDRVIKKDEAVNKGS comes from the coding sequence GTGAAGACAGAAAATAATTTAGATACGGATCAAATAAAAGGACTGGTATGGAGACTGGCGATTCCCTCCATGCTTGCCCAGTTTGTCAGTGTTTTTTACAGCATTGTAGACCGAATGTACATAGGAAACATCGCCGGAATAGGCGAGATTGCTTTGGCAGGAGTAGGAATCTGCGGGCCAATTGTGACCATGATTTCTTCTGTTGCATTTTTAGTAGGAGTAGGCGGCTCCCCCTTAATGAGTATCCGCATGGGAGAGAAAAACCATCGGGCAGCAAGTCAGATTCTTGCAAACTGTTTTTTACTTTTAACGATTTTATCGGTGGTGATCACCGTTCTTTCCTTTATGGGAAAGGGAAGGCTTTTGATGTGGTTTGGGGCCAGCGAGGCTACCTTTTCCTATGCCAATGATTACATTAGCATATACTTACTTGGCACTATTTTTGCCCTTTTGTCTACGGGGATGAACCAGTTCATCATTTGTCAGGGCTTTGCAAAGGTCGGTATGAAGTCGGTTCTTTTGGGGGCCGTTTGCAATATCATTCTGGACCCGGTGTTTATGTTTGTGTTTGGTCTGGAAGTAAAGGGAGCTGCTATCGCCACAGTTTTGTCCCAGATGGCTTCCTGCATCTATGTGCTCCGGTTTTTGTTTGGAAACAAGCCCCCTATCCGGATCACTTTTGGCAATTACGACTGGCAGGTTATGAAGCGCGTTCTGGTGCTGGGCCTAAGCCCCTTTCTTATTATTGCATTTGATAATATTTTGATAATATCTTTAAATATGATGATCCAGCGTTTTGGCGGAGAGGGCCAGGGAGACATGCTCCTTACCTGCATGACCATTGTGCAGAGCTTTATGTTAATGGTTACCATGCCGCTTGGGGGAATTACCGGCGGAACCCAGACCATCTTAGGCTATAATTACGGAGCCGGAAGGCCTGACAGGATTAAAAAGGCAAGCCTTCATATTTCAGGTCTGGCCCTTGGTTTTACTACCATCATGTTTATCCTCGCTCATACGGTTCCCAAGTATTTTGTCCTCATCTTTACGAAGAATGAGGCTTACGTGGAACTGACAGTATGGGCAATTAAGATTTATACCATGGGCATCATACCTCTGGCCCTGCAGTATGCGGTTGTAGACGGATTTGTGGGGATGGGAGTCGCAAAAGTTGCAATTTCTCTTTCCATGTTCCGGAAGGTGATATTTTTAGGCGGTGCTGCCCTGATTCCGATCTGGTTTGGAATCGATAAGATATTTTATACGGAGCCTGTTTCAGATTTTATCAGCGTAGCCGTGTCGCTGATAGTGACTTTTTTGGTGTTTGACCGGGTCATTAAAAAAGACGAGGCGGTAAACAAAGGATCCTGA
- a CDS encoding NifB/NifX family molybdenum-iron cluster-binding protein, with the protein MKIAVTYDNGEIFQHFGKTEKFKVYQIEEKRITSAEVVNTEGNGHGALADFLKGLGADAVICGGIGEGARTSLGKAGIQLYPGVTGTADPAVEALLDGSLVYNLDACCSHHGKDGH; encoded by the coding sequence ATGAAGATTGCAGTAACTTATGACAACGGAGAAATATTCCAGCATTTTGGAAAAACAGAGAAGTTTAAGGTGTACCAGATAGAAGAGAAAAGAATAACATCTGCGGAAGTGGTTAATACAGAAGGAAACGGACATGGTGCATTGGCAGACTTCTTAAAAGGACTTGGCGCTGATGCCGTAATTTGCGGGGGAATTGGAGAAGGTGCCAGAACCTCTTTAGGTAAGGCTGGGATCCAGTTGTATCCTGGAGTGACCGGTACAGCTGATCCTGCGGTGGAAGCCTTATTGGACGGCAGCTTAGTTTATAACCTGGATGCGTGCTGCAGCCATCATGGAAAAGATGGGCACTAA
- a CDS encoding glycoside hydrolase family 25 protein, with translation MNKNTKIRIALCLVAGLMTLKATAVPKEGFSAEAWKLENGQYVDASGIPIAGALEKGITVSKYQNRQNGLTGGIDWKKVAQDGISFAMVRIGYLNDMDPYYTVNMTGAASGGLKTGVFFYTQALDTQTAVEEARYVLRMVKDYQISYPIAYDVESQYLLDNHLSKQQITDNINAFCKTISDAGYRPVVYANNKWLTNYIDINQIPYDVWYARYGSVNNYKNRTIWQCTDQGRVEGIDGDVTIEFSFADYSALIPSEGWKIIDGNQYYTKNYIKQTGWIQVGGTWYYLDSNGIMIHDTTMDIDGVTYTFGSDGAMVQ, from the coding sequence ATGAATAAGAATACAAAGATAAGAATAGCCTTATGTCTTGTTGCCGGACTGATGACGTTAAAAGCCACGGCTGTGCCGAAGGAAGGATTTTCTGCGGAGGCATGGAAGCTGGAAAACGGACAATATGTGGATGCCTCCGGTATTCCCATCGCAGGCGCGCTGGAAAAAGGAATTACCGTATCAAAGTACCAGAACCGTCAGAATGGCTTAACCGGCGGAATCGATTGGAAGAAAGTGGCACAGGATGGAATTTCCTTTGCCATGGTGCGGATCGGTTATCTCAATGACATGGATCCTTATTATACCGTAAATATGACAGGCGCAGCGTCAGGCGGGCTTAAGACCGGCGTGTTTTTCTATACCCAGGCTCTTGATACCCAGACTGCGGTAGAGGAAGCCAGGTATGTGCTCCGGATGGTGAAGGATTACCAGATTTCCTATCCGATTGCATACGATGTGGAATCCCAGTACCTGCTTGATAATCATTTATCAAAGCAGCAGATTACGGATAACATCAATGCATTCTGCAAGACCATTTCAGACGCAGGATACCGGCCGGTGGTTTATGCCAATAACAAATGGCTGACCAATTACATTGATATAAACCAGATCCCGTATGATGTCTGGTATGCCAGATACGGTTCTGTCAATAATTACAAGAACCGTACCATTTGGCAGTGTACGGACCAGGGAAGAGTGGAAGGAATCGACGGCGATGTGACCATTGAATTTTCCTTTGCGGATTACAGTGCACTGATCCCTTCGGAAGGCTGGAAGATTATTGACGGAAACCAGTATTATACTAAAAATTATATAAAGCAGACTGGTTGGATCCAGGTGGGAGGCACCTGGTATTATCTTGATTCCAATGGTATCATGATTCATGATACGACTATGGATATAGACGGAGTTACCTATACCTTTGGCTCTGACGGAGCCATGGTTCAGTGA